Proteins encoded within one genomic window of Bacillaceae bacterium S4-13-56:
- a CDS encoding CaiB/BaiF CoA-transferase family protein: MLKGIRIIDFTQYLPGPFSTLRLADLGAEVIKVEPLHGDPAREMGTNESDFLFSVNNRNKKSIAINVKEKVGQQLARELIEQGDVVIESFRPGVMKRLGLDYTSLKKYKENLIYLSLTGFGQDGSLSQLGSHDLNYLALSGVLNQFQEEDGPPTHPTITLADLIGGMAASEAILGALLQRERTGKGTYIDLAILDVLLGMIGNHAAISHLTGHRHGLPVLDSSMVNYHLYETKDHRYMSLGALEFKFWRNFCLAVECPEWVEAYPSKLKISNSIYEQVKQLFLTRTQEEWIRLGEAHDCCLFPVLDVEEAVSSTYVKQRELMQLVGNTPFLFTQTYFNSSVRPSDASVHLGEHTEEILTHLLHKQKGEIREWCDQGIVLAWNKIP, translated from the coding sequence ATGCTTAAAGGGATTCGAATTATTGATTTTACGCAATACTTACCTGGTCCATTTTCAACATTAAGACTTGCGGACTTAGGAGCTGAAGTCATCAAAGTGGAACCGCTTCATGGAGACCCAGCTCGAGAAATGGGAACAAATGAAAGTGATTTTCTATTTTCTGTTAATAATCGAAACAAGAAAAGTATTGCGATAAATGTAAAGGAGAAAGTAGGGCAGCAATTAGCTCGTGAATTAATTGAACAAGGAGATGTTGTAATCGAAAGCTTTCGTCCAGGTGTGATGAAAAGACTCGGATTAGACTATACGAGTTTGAAAAAGTATAAGGAAAACTTAATCTATTTATCTCTCACTGGATTTGGACAAGATGGTAGTCTTTCGCAATTAGGGAGTCACGATTTAAATTATTTGGCGTTAAGTGGTGTGTTAAATCAATTTCAAGAGGAAGATGGACCTCCCACACATCCAACGATCACGTTGGCTGATTTAATTGGAGGAATGGCTGCTAGTGAAGCAATCCTTGGAGCACTATTACAGCGAGAACGAACGGGTAAAGGTACCTATATTGATTTAGCTATATTAGATGTTTTGCTGGGGATGATTGGAAATCATGCTGCGATTTCACATCTTACTGGTCATCGTCACGGGTTGCCTGTACTTGATAGCTCTATGGTGAATTATCATCTTTACGAAACAAAAGATCATCGTTACATGAGTTTAGGAGCATTAGAGTTTAAGTTTTGGCGAAATTTTTGTTTAGCTGTGGAGTGTCCAGAGTGGGTGGAAGCGTATCCTAGTAAATTAAAAATCTCAAATTCTATCTATGAACAGGTTAAGCAACTATTTCTAACACGTACCCAAGAAGAATGGATAAGGCTTGGGGAAGCACACGACTGTTGTTTATTTCCAGTACTTGATGTGGAGGAAGCTGTATCTAGTACTTATGTAAAGCAACGAGAATTAATGCAATTAGTAGGGAATACTCCTTTTCTATTCACGCAAACCTATTTCAATTCGTCAGTGAGGCCTTCCGATGCTTCTGTGCATTTAGGGGAGCATACAGAGGAAATTTTAACGCATTTGCTTCATAAACAGAAAGGGGAGATAAGGGAGTGGTGTGACCAAGGAATTGTATTAGCATGGAACAAAATTCCGTAA
- a CDS encoding class I adenylate-forming enzyme family protein, with translation MILADQKQIESYTTKGYWGTKTLLDFFNENVEKHPERTAIVDPLNRKDLTGTEAERITFHQLDQAVDAVATGLIKRGLKPDDVVVVQLPNTWELAMLYLAISKAGGLISPVPLQWRSKELKYVCSITEAKFCITIEDFKGFKHGEMMREIMNEASYIQEVILLERLQELLNTPVDDSLLGQVKVDANDSFTLCWTSGTESDPKGCPLSHNNWIFQCRMEIEATDIQEGDVLFTAGPLINMASVGTTYIPWIMTGGTFVLHHPFDPQIFIQQMITEKVNYTLLVPAIANIIVKHPQVDQFDLSNVRAITLGSAPPSLFTIKEFKRRWGIEIGNIWGQNEGTAIVSGPKDIPDIEKRVDNLPQFGKPGVKWSVNVEGIESKIVSVDTGEIVTEVGEVGEFAYKGPNVMPGYFRRPDLNVKAFDEEGYFYTGDLFEIKEGDTIGFFDRKKDIIIRGGYNISAQEVENCLLAHPKIVDVAAVGYVDEVMGERVCIYVVPQKDADVTLEELKDFIKDQGLAIYKSPERMEIVESIPRNPVGKILKASLRQDLKQRSGV, from the coding sequence GTGATTTTAGCTGATCAGAAGCAGATTGAAAGTTATACAACTAAAGGCTACTGGGGTACAAAGACATTGTTAGATTTTTTTAATGAGAATGTGGAAAAACATCCAGAACGAACAGCAATAGTAGATCCCCTCAATCGTAAAGACTTAACAGGAACAGAGGCGGAGCGAATTACTTTTCATCAATTGGATCAAGCGGTGGATGCGGTGGCTACTGGATTAATAAAGAGGGGGCTAAAGCCTGATGATGTTGTCGTTGTACAGCTACCAAACACGTGGGAGTTGGCGATGCTTTATTTGGCCATTTCTAAAGCAGGTGGACTAATTTCGCCAGTTCCTCTCCAATGGCGCAGTAAAGAGTTAAAGTATGTTTGTTCCATAACGGAAGCCAAATTTTGTATTACAATAGAAGATTTTAAAGGCTTTAAGCACGGCGAGATGATGCGTGAGATTATGAATGAAGCATCTTACATCCAAGAGGTAATCCTGCTAGAAAGATTGCAAGAGTTACTAAACACACCGGTTGACGATTCCTTATTAGGCCAAGTAAAAGTTGATGCTAACGATAGTTTCACACTTTGCTGGACGTCGGGCACGGAATCGGACCCTAAAGGATGCCCGTTAAGTCATAACAATTGGATTTTTCAATGTCGAATGGAAATTGAAGCGACGGATATACAAGAAGGGGACGTCTTATTTACTGCTGGTCCACTAATTAATATGGCATCTGTTGGTACTACCTATATCCCTTGGATTATGACAGGAGGGACCTTTGTCCTGCATCATCCCTTTGACCCTCAAATATTTATTCAACAAATGATCACAGAAAAAGTTAACTACACGCTCCTTGTTCCTGCAATCGCTAACATAATCGTGAAGCACCCACAAGTTGATCAATTTGATTTAAGTAATGTACGTGCTATTACTCTTGGTTCAGCACCACCATCCCTGTTTACCATTAAAGAATTTAAACGACGCTGGGGAATTGAAATTGGTAACATATGGGGGCAAAATGAAGGTACTGCCATCGTCTCTGGGCCAAAAGATATTCCGGATATCGAGAAGCGAGTTGATAATCTCCCTCAATTCGGTAAGCCTGGTGTTAAATGGAGTGTTAATGTGGAGGGAATTGAATCTAAAATAGTTTCTGTTGATACAGGTGAAATAGTAACAGAGGTAGGAGAGGTTGGCGAGTTTGCATATAAAGGGCCAAATGTGATGCCTGGTTATTTTAGGCGTCCAGATCTAAACGTCAAAGCTTTTGATGAAGAAGGATATTTTTATACAGGAGATCTTTTTGAAATAAAGGAAGGAGATACAATCGGCTTTTTTGATAGAAAAAAAGATATCATTATTCGAGGAGGCTACAATATTAGTGCACAGGAGGTGGAAAACTGCCTATTAGCTCATCCAAAAATAGTAGATGTTGCCGCAGTCGGTTATGTAGATGAAGTGATGGGGGAACGAGTTTGTATATATGTGGTGCCACAAAAGGATGCTGATGTCACTTTAGAAGAGCTTAAAGATTTCATAAAAGATCAGGGTTTAGCTATTTATAAAAGTCCAGAGCGGATGGAAATAGTAGAGAGTATTCCTCGTAATCCTGTCGGAAAAATTCTAAAGGCGTCACTAAGGCAAGACTTGAAACAGCGCTCAGGTGTTTAA
- a CDS encoding long-chain fatty acid--CoA ligase, producing MMSGALTLNKMVERAEKLFPKKQIISRTSTGIFRYGYKEMGERTRRLSSALQQLGVQKGDKIGTLAWNDHRHLEAYFGIPSMGAVLHTINIRLSTEHISYIINHAEDKVLLVDQEFLPLIEAIKEKLKTVEAIIVLTDHHQLPDSDLSPLYSYEKLLEGGDANFQFPEDLDENDPAGMCYTSATTGLPKGVVYTHRGISLHSMALGLADSAAVSESDVCMPVVPMFHANAWGMPFASTWFGSTQVLPGPRFTPEILAELIQSEKVTLTAGVPTIWLGLLNELESKNGAYDTSSLRAVLCGGSAAPLGMIKAFETKYGIPFIHAYGMTETTPLVTLSRLKSYQMDLPEEEKLASRAKQGYVVPGLELKVINEKGEAEWNGEDMGELLVRGPWIADEYYRDDRTKEAMRDGWLYTGDIVTIDSEGVIKIADRTKDLVKSGGEWISTIDLENALMAHDAVFEAAVVGVPHPEWQERPVATVVLKPGASANKEELIAHLTSQFPKWWLPDDILFVDEIPKTSVGKFLKANLREKLRDHLTV from the coding sequence ATGATGAGTGGAGCGCTTACCTTAAATAAAATGGTAGAACGTGCTGAAAAACTTTTTCCAAAGAAGCAAATTATTTCAAGAACATCCACAGGGATTTTTCGCTATGGATATAAAGAAATGGGGGAGAGGACGAGGCGTTTATCAAGTGCACTCCAACAGTTAGGCGTACAAAAAGGAGATAAAATAGGAACTCTAGCTTGGAATGATCATCGACACCTGGAAGCTTATTTTGGGATTCCGAGTATGGGAGCAGTCCTTCATACGATTAATATTCGTTTATCAACAGAGCATATCTCTTATATTATCAATCATGCAGAAGATAAGGTGTTACTGGTTGACCAAGAGTTTTTACCATTGATTGAAGCCATTAAAGAGAAGTTGAAAACGGTAGAAGCGATTATTGTGTTAACGGACCATCATCAATTACCAGATTCCGATCTTTCCCCTCTCTATTCTTATGAAAAATTGTTAGAAGGTGGGGATGCAAACTTTCAATTCCCAGAAGATTTAGATGAAAATGATCCAGCTGGAATGTGCTATACCTCTGCAACAACGGGTTTACCCAAAGGGGTCGTCTATACTCACCGTGGTATTTCGCTTCATAGTATGGCGTTAGGATTAGCAGATTCTGCCGCAGTTTCTGAGTCTGATGTCTGCATGCCTGTTGTGCCGATGTTTCACGCCAATGCATGGGGAATGCCTTTTGCGTCCACTTGGTTTGGATCCACTCAAGTACTTCCTGGTCCACGATTTACACCAGAGATATTAGCCGAACTCATACAAAGTGAAAAAGTGACGTTAACAGCTGGCGTTCCAACAATATGGTTAGGACTATTGAATGAACTAGAAAGTAAGAATGGGGCTTATGATACGAGTTCACTACGAGCTGTTCTCTGTGGCGGTTCAGCTGCACCGCTCGGAATGATCAAGGCCTTCGAAACAAAATATGGTATTCCATTTATTCACGCTTATGGTATGACGGAAACAACCCCTCTTGTTACGTTGTCCCGCTTGAAGAGCTATCAAATGGATTTGCCTGAAGAGGAAAAGCTTGCTAGTAGAGCAAAGCAAGGTTATGTAGTTCCTGGTCTAGAGTTAAAGGTAATTAACGAAAAAGGTGAAGCAGAATGGAATGGAGAAGACATGGGGGAACTGTTAGTCCGTGGCCCGTGGATAGCAGACGAATATTATCGGGATGATCGTACAAAAGAAGCAATGAGAGATGGCTGGCTCTATACGGGAGATATTGTCACTATTGATTCAGAAGGTGTAATAAAAATTGCAGATAGGACAAAGGATCTCGTGAAAAGTGGTGGGGAATGGATTTCTACCATAGATTTGGAAAATGCATTGATGGCCCATGATGCTGTTTTTGAAGCTGCGGTAGTTGGTGTACCACATCCAGAGTGGCAGGAACGACCTGTTGCAACAGTAGTTTTAAAGCCCGGCGCATCCGCTAATAAAGAGGAATTAATAGCTCATTTAACATCGCAATTTCCTAAGTGGTGGCTTCCTGATGATATTCTGTTTGTAGACGAAATTCCAAAAACATCGGTAGGGAAATTTTTGAAAGCCAACTTACGAGAAAAGTTAAGGGATCATTTAACTGTATAA
- a CDS encoding 3-hydroxyacyl-CoA dehydrogenase: MHLKNHIGLITGGASGLGEATARQLVSSGTKVIIADVQEEKGTALANELGDHAHFVQTDVTDEDSVLHAMNIALEKWGGLHFAINCAGIGVAQKTLSKKGAHDLATFQKVIQVNLIGTFNVIRLAAEKMAVNEANEEGERGVIINTASIAAFEGQIGQAAYSASKGGIVSMTLPIARDLAQHGIRVMTIAPGLFETPLLGQLPEKARESLGAMIPFPSRLGYPSEYAKLAQSILENPMLNGEVIRLDGAIRMQPK; the protein is encoded by the coding sequence TTGCATCTAAAAAATCATATTGGGTTGATCACAGGTGGCGCCTCTGGATTAGGGGAAGCTACTGCACGCCAACTAGTCTCAAGTGGTACAAAAGTTATTATTGCTGATGTTCAAGAAGAAAAAGGAACAGCTTTGGCAAACGAGCTTGGGGATCATGCTCATTTTGTCCAGACAGACGTTACAGATGAAGATAGTGTCCTCCATGCAATGAATATAGCTTTAGAAAAATGGGGCGGACTTCATTTTGCAATTAACTGCGCAGGAATCGGGGTTGCACAAAAAACCCTAAGCAAAAAAGGAGCTCATGATCTTGCCACTTTTCAAAAAGTCATTCAAGTTAATTTGATTGGGACCTTCAATGTAATTCGTTTAGCTGCTGAGAAAATGGCTGTTAACGAAGCCAATGAGGAAGGGGAAAGAGGCGTCATTATCAATACTGCATCCATTGCTGCCTTTGAAGGGCAAATAGGGCAAGCAGCATACAGTGCTTCAAAAGGTGGAATCGTTAGCATGACCCTGCCTATCGCACGAGATTTGGCACAACATGGAATTCGAGTGATGACCATTGCACCCGGCTTATTTGAAACACCTCTTTTAGGACAACTTCCGGAAAAAGCTCGTGAATCTCTTGGGGCGATGATCCCATTTCCTTCCCGCCTAGGGTATCCTAGTGAGTACGCTAAGCTAGCTCAAAGCATTCTGGAAAATCCAATGCTAAATGGAGAGGTTATTCGGCTAGATGGAGCAATTCGGATGCAGCCAAAATAA
- a CDS encoding thiolase family protein, giving the protein MREVVIVEAVRTPVGRRNGMLSHIRPDDLAALTLQELVKRAGITPDLVEDVIMGCVSQIGEQAADIGRVASLIAGFPMEVPGTTIDRQCGSSQQAVHFASQAILSGDMDVVIAAGIENMSRIPIGSNMNGASFSDQLTNKYEMINQGLSAERIAKKWGLTRRELDEYSYESHQRAIKAQDEGRFTREIFPVKVTLPDGNKETLYADEGPRRNTTVEALNNLKPAFKEDGMIHAGNSSQISDGSAAILLMSKEKAQELGLKARFRVVARSVVGSDPTLMLTGPIPATEKVLKKAGLSIDDIDLFEVNEAFAPVPLAWLKETGADPNKLNPNGGAIALGHPLGASGAKLMTTLIHELERTGGRYGLQTMCEGHGMANATIIERLED; this is encoded by the coding sequence ATGAGAGAAGTGGTAATCGTAGAAGCTGTTCGAACACCGGTTGGCAGGCGTAACGGTATGTTAAGTCATATTCGTCCTGATGATCTAGCTGCTTTAACGTTACAAGAGCTAGTGAAAAGGGCTGGAATTACACCTGATCTTGTGGAAGACGTTATTATGGGGTGCGTATCGCAAATTGGAGAACAAGCTGCAGACATCGGTCGTGTTGCTTCCTTAATCGCAGGATTTCCGATGGAAGTACCAGGAACGACGATCGATCGCCAATGTGGATCAAGTCAACAAGCTGTTCATTTTGCGTCCCAAGCAATTTTAAGTGGAGATATGGATGTGGTCATTGCAGCTGGAATCGAAAACATGTCTCGTATTCCAATTGGCTCAAATATGAATGGCGCTTCATTCAGTGATCAACTCACCAATAAATATGAAATGATTAACCAAGGTCTATCTGCAGAACGAATCGCTAAAAAATGGGGACTAACAAGAAGAGAATTAGACGAATATTCTTATGAAAGTCATCAACGTGCCATCAAAGCTCAAGATGAAGGTCGATTCACCCGTGAAATTTTTCCGGTAAAAGTGACTCTCCCTGATGGGAATAAAGAAACTCTTTATGCAGATGAAGGACCAAGGCGCAATACTACAGTAGAAGCACTTAATAATTTAAAGCCCGCCTTTAAAGAAGATGGCATGATTCATGCAGGTAATTCCAGTCAAATAAGTGATGGGTCAGCAGCCATTCTTTTGATGTCCAAGGAAAAAGCTCAGGAACTAGGACTAAAAGCTCGATTTCGTGTAGTTGCTAGATCCGTTGTCGGTTCTGATCCTACCCTCATGCTTACTGGGCCAATTCCAGCCACGGAGAAAGTACTCAAAAAAGCCGGTTTATCTATAGACGATATCGATTTGTTTGAAGTAAACGAAGCCTTTGCGCCCGTCCCATTAGCATGGCTAAAGGAAACAGGAGCTGATCCCAACAAATTAAATCCAAATGGAGGAGCTATCGCATTAGGGCATCCTCTAGGGGCGAGTGGGGCAAAGCTTATGACCACTTTAATTCATGAATTAGAGAGAACAGGAGGACGTTATGGTCTCCAAACTATGTGCGAAGGACACGGCATGGCCAATGCAACGATAATTGAGCGACTAGAAGATTAA
- a CDS encoding DUF4349 domain-containing protein, whose protein sequence is MKKWFLGILIVLITFLVACSSEDTNESAGNDAANRDVAYNESEENTGSKGMDGGEAEQAEKENGSANTDSNLSAQDSNRKIIYEANVRIEVNDFAKAENDIQSEIDKVGGYMVESQIYGGGEDSLKEGRIKARIPVEKFDEFLAIVENGGWKLIEKHVDSDDVTEEYVDLESRLKSKKIVEERLLSFMQKAEKTEDLLKISNDLAKVQEEIEQITGRMKYLQNRSDLATITINIQENRVNIPSVKNEELNTWEKTQQQFMNSINGLLAFGSGLIVFFIGNLPVIILIAAAALIGYRIYKKTKKNSE, encoded by the coding sequence TTGAAAAAGTGGTTTTTAGGTATTTTAATAGTTCTGATTACTTTTCTTGTGGCTTGTAGTAGTGAAGATACTAACGAATCTGCTGGCAATGATGCTGCTAATAGAGATGTTGCATACAATGAATCAGAAGAGAACACTGGTAGCAAAGGTATGGACGGTGGCGAAGCTGAGCAAGCCGAAAAAGAAAATGGAAGTGCGAATACTGATTCTAACCTCTCAGCACAGGATTCAAACAGAAAAATCATCTATGAAGCAAATGTAAGGATTGAAGTAAACGATTTTGCCAAAGCTGAAAATGACATTCAATCTGAAATTGATAAAGTAGGGGGCTACATGGTCGAATCTCAAATCTACGGAGGCGGAGAGGATTCCCTTAAAGAGGGAAGAATCAAAGCGAGAATTCCAGTGGAGAAATTTGATGAATTTCTGGCAATAGTTGAAAACGGAGGATGGAAACTAATTGAGAAGCACGTAGACAGCGACGATGTAACCGAAGAATACGTTGACCTTGAATCTCGACTAAAATCGAAAAAGATAGTGGAAGAGCGCCTTTTATCTTTTATGCAAAAAGCTGAAAAAACAGAAGACTTACTAAAGATCTCAAATGATCTTGCGAAAGTACAGGAAGAAATTGAACAAATCACAGGAAGAATGAAATACCTACAAAATCGCTCTGACCTGGCCACCATTACGATAAATATCCAAGAAAACAGAGTCAATATCCCAAGCGTAAAGAACGAAGAATTAAATACTTGGGAGAAAACCCAGCAACAATTCATGAACAGTATTAACGGACTTCTCGCATTCGGATCTGGTTTAATCGTGTTCTTCATTGGAAACTTACCTGTTATTATTTTAATTGCTGCAGCCGCCCTTATTGGATACAGAATATATAAAAAAACAAAGAAAAATAGTGAATAA
- a CDS encoding lactonase family protein, whose amino-acid sequence MTEFTGYIGTYTKEKSKGVYKFTLDTEKQRITEVTLAAELDNPTYLTLGNHGDFLYSVAKEGDSGGIVAFSIGEKGNLIKLNDQMMPGSPPCHLSISNDSHNILTANYHTTVIASYLTNEDGSLQTPEEIIKHEGFGPHERQEKPHLHFAGFSPDEKYAVVVDLGSDRIITYEVNGGKLQRKNVFQTSPGSGPRHIVFHPNGNFAYVMTELSSEVLVFEYNQMDGRFNEIQAIPTIPNDFNEVNDGSAIQISSDGNFIYAGNRGHNSIAVFKVDEESGFLNFVEWTSTEGDWPRDFSLDPSEEFLVASNQKSNSLTLFQRDKTKGSLTLLQSDVYVPEPVCVKFR is encoded by the coding sequence ATGACAGAGTTTACAGGATACATAGGAACATATACGAAAGAAAAAAGTAAAGGGGTTTATAAATTTACACTTGACACGGAGAAACAGAGGATTACAGAGGTAACTCTTGCAGCCGAGTTGGATAATCCTACATATCTTACACTGGGTAATCACGGGGATTTTCTCTATTCTGTTGCTAAGGAGGGGGACAGTGGAGGCATTGTTGCTTTTTCTATTGGAGAAAAAGGGAATCTTATCAAATTAAATGACCAAATGATGCCAGGTTCACCTCCATGCCATTTAAGTATCAGTAATGATAGCCACAACATTTTAACTGCGAATTACCATACCACGGTAATCGCTTCTTATCTGACAAATGAAGATGGGTCCTTGCAAACACCAGAAGAGATAATTAAACATGAAGGTTTCGGCCCGCATGAGAGGCAAGAAAAGCCCCACCTACATTTTGCGGGTTTTTCTCCAGATGAAAAATATGCCGTTGTCGTGGACTTAGGAAGTGACCGCATCATTACTTATGAAGTAAATGGGGGAAAACTTCAGCGGAAAAATGTTTTCCAAACAAGTCCTGGTTCAGGACCTCGGCATATAGTCTTTCATCCCAATGGGAATTTTGCTTACGTGATGACCGAGCTTAGTTCAGAAGTTCTTGTTTTTGAATACAATCAGATGGATGGCAGATTTAACGAGATTCAGGCCATACCTACGATTCCCAACGATTTTAACGAAGTCAATGATGGAAGTGCTATCCAGATCAGTTCAGACGGAAATTTCATATACGCAGGAAACAGAGGGCATAACAGCATTGCCGTATTTAAAGTAGATGAAGAAAGTGGCTTCTTAAACTTTGTTGAGTGGACATCAACAGAAGGGGACTGGCCGCGAGATTTCTCGCTTGATCCATCCGAAGAATTTCTTGTGGCAAGCAACCAAAAATCAAATAGTCTAACACTCTTCCAACGAGACAAAACAAAAGGATCACTAACATTATTACAATCAGATGTTTATGTACCAGAACCTGTCTGTGTGAAATTTAGATAG
- a CDS encoding LLM class flavin-dependent oxidoreductase — translation MEIGISTFVETTPDVKTGEVKSHSERIREVVEEIVLADKVGLDVFGVGEHHRKDYAASSPATLLAAAAPQTENIRLTSAVTVLSSADPVRVFQEFSTLDAVSNGRAEIMAGRGSFIESFPLFGYDLQDYDELFEEKLDLLLKIRESERVTWQGKHRPAINNLGVYPRPVQNPLPVWIGSGGNPESVARAGTLGLPLVLAIIGGQPTQFAPLVKLYKRAAEQAGHDPSKLTVASHSHGFIAENKEDAADKFFPSTQYAMNVIGRERGWGYYDRSTFDAMRSFEGALYVGDPQTVADKIIHLRKNVGVERFMLHVPVGSMPHDQILRAIELLGTEVAPRVKKEIKRLESEAE, via the coding sequence ATGGAAATTGGGATAAGTACATTTGTTGAGACGACTCCAGATGTGAAGACTGGTGAGGTGAAGAGTCATTCTGAGCGGATCCGTGAGGTGGTTGAGGAAATTGTGTTAGCGGATAAAGTGGGTCTTGATGTGTTTGGGGTAGGGGAGCATCATAGAAAGGATTATGCGGCTAGTTCCCCAGCAACCCTCCTGGCAGCTGCAGCACCTCAAACGGAAAATATTCGTCTGACAAGCGCAGTTACAGTTTTGTCGTCAGCGGATCCAGTTCGAGTTTTTCAAGAGTTTTCAACACTCGATGCTGTATCGAATGGTCGAGCTGAGATTATGGCTGGACGTGGATCTTTCATAGAATCCTTCCCGCTATTTGGTTATGACCTTCAGGACTATGACGAGCTTTTTGAAGAAAAATTAGACCTTTTGCTCAAAATTCGGGAATCTGAAAGAGTTACCTGGCAGGGGAAACATCGCCCAGCCATTAACAATTTAGGAGTGTACCCCCGTCCAGTACAAAATCCTCTACCTGTCTGGATTGGGAGCGGAGGGAACCCAGAGTCTGTAGCTCGTGCGGGGACCCTCGGACTACCATTAGTACTTGCTATCATTGGAGGCCAACCGACTCAGTTTGCGCCACTTGTAAAACTTTATAAAAGAGCAGCGGAACAAGCGGGTCATGATCCATCCAAACTTACGGTTGCCTCCCATTCTCATGGGTTTATTGCCGAAAACAAAGAGGATGCGGCTGATAAATTTTTCCCTTCCACACAATATGCTATGAATGTTATTGGTAGGGAACGTGGTTGGGGGTATTATGACCGTTCTACTTTTGATGCTATGCGCAGCTTCGAGGGGGCTTTATATGTAGGAGATCCTCAAACAGTTGCAGATAAAATTATTCATTTAAGAAAAAATGTAGGAGTTGAGCGTTTCATGCTCCACGTTCCGGTTGGTTCAATGCCCCATGATCAAATCTTGAGAGCCATTGAATTGTTAGGAACAGAAGTAGCTCCTCGAGTGAAAAAGGAAATAAAAAGATTGGAATCCGAGGCTGAATAA